One Oryza brachyantha chromosome 3, ObraRS2, whole genome shotgun sequence DNA segment encodes these proteins:
- the LOC102702544 gene encoding transcription factor bHLH74-like isoform X2, giving the protein MHSGQQSDQCPGPNSSKEFLGVNWDSIVMHQKMGYNSGPFGFQGYPLELEDREGLYRSPNGAFCQNIQMSDDHSSGLKKRKGVDDCIRLLNTSASSRIQNVGDQPTEVSSQQERVSMEEDNQKSCSKMQSKEDSSDGDGTKEDYVHVRAKRGQATNSHSLAERLRRKKISERMKLLQDLVPGCSKITGKAVMLDEIINYVQSLQRQVEFLSMKLATVNPELSFDIEQILSKQMMLSQDRHLAFYGVDPGSSALVAHFNQGIMQPEMMCNISDPVDVLQGTTIHDISTVNQIPAMWEGLQNIPHMNFNPGAAADSSTNNAGSMKIEK; this is encoded by the exons ATGCATTCAGGCCAGCAATCTGATCAATGTCCTGGTCCAAATAGTAGCAAAGAGTTCTTGGGGGTGAACTGGGATTCTATTGTAATGCATCAAAAGATGGGGTATAACAGCGGACCATTTGGATTTCAAGGCTACCCGTTGGAATTAGAGGATAGAGAGGGGCTGTATAGATCTCCCAACG GCGCATTCTGTCAAAACATCCAAATGAGTGATGATCATAGTAGTGGtctgaagaaaaggaaaggagtaGATGATTGCATTCGCTTGTTGAACACTTCTGCAAGTAGCAGGATACAA AATGTTGGTGATCAACCGACAGAGGTTTCATCTCAGCAAGAAAGGGTATCAATGGAGGAGGACAACCAAAAGAGTTGCTCCAAAATGCAAAGCAAGGAAGATTCTTCTGATGGTGATGGCACCAAGGAAGATTATGTTCATGTCCGGGCAAAGCGAGGCCAAGCCACTAATAGCCACAGCCTTGCAGAAAGA CTgaggagaaaaaagataagCGAGAGGATGAAGCTGCTTCAAGATCTTGTACCAGGTTGCAGTAAG ATCACTGGCAAGGCAGTCATGCTTGATGAGATAATCAATTATGTACAGTCACTACAACGACAAGTCGAG TTCTTGTCGATGAAACTTGCAACTGTCAACCCTGAGCTTAGCTTTGATATCGAGCAGATTCTGTCGAAACAA ATGATGCTTTCACAAGATAGACATCTTGCTTTCTATGGAGTCGACCCAGGATCAAGCGCCCTAGTTGCTCATTTTAACCAAGGAATCATGCAGCCAGAAATGATGTGCAATATTTCCGATCCTGTAGATGTTTTGCAGGGAACAACAATTCATGACATTTCCACAGTTAATCAG ATACCTGCTATGTGGGAAGGCCTTCAGAACATTCCTCATATGAACTTCAACCCTGGTGCAGCAGCAGATAGCAGCACCAACAATGCTG GTTCCATGAAGATTGAAAAGTGA
- the LOC102702544 gene encoding transcription factor bHLH74-like isoform X1, with amino-acid sequence MHSGQQSDQCPGPNSSKEFLGVNWDSIVMHQKMGYNSGPFGFQGYPLELEDREGLYRSPNGAFCQNIQMSDDHSSGLKKRKGVDDCIRLLNTSASSRIQNVGDQPTEVSSQQERVSMEEDNQKSCSKMQSKEDSSDGDGTKEDYVHVRAKRGQATNSHSLAERLRRKKISERMKLLQDLVPGCSKVNLFFLLQENYLRLSCAVQLNIVPSQITGKAVMLDEIINYVQSLQRQVEFLSMKLATVNPELSFDIEQILSKQMMLSQDRHLAFYGVDPGSSALVAHFNQGIMQPEMMCNISDPVDVLQGTTIHDISTVNQIPAMWEGLQNIPHMNFNPGAAADSSTNNAGSMKIEK; translated from the exons ATGCATTCAGGCCAGCAATCTGATCAATGTCCTGGTCCAAATAGTAGCAAAGAGTTCTTGGGGGTGAACTGGGATTCTATTGTAATGCATCAAAAGATGGGGTATAACAGCGGACCATTTGGATTTCAAGGCTACCCGTTGGAATTAGAGGATAGAGAGGGGCTGTATAGATCTCCCAACG GCGCATTCTGTCAAAACATCCAAATGAGTGATGATCATAGTAGTGGtctgaagaaaaggaaaggagtaGATGATTGCATTCGCTTGTTGAACACTTCTGCAAGTAGCAGGATACAA AATGTTGGTGATCAACCGACAGAGGTTTCATCTCAGCAAGAAAGGGTATCAATGGAGGAGGACAACCAAAAGAGTTGCTCCAAAATGCAAAGCAAGGAAGATTCTTCTGATGGTGATGGCACCAAGGAAGATTATGTTCATGTCCGGGCAAAGCGAGGCCAAGCCACTAATAGCCACAGCCTTGCAGAAAGA CTgaggagaaaaaagataagCGAGAGGATGAAGCTGCTTCAAGATCTTGTACCAGGTTGCAGTAAGGTAAATCTCTTCTTTTTGCTGCAAGAAAATTATCTGAGACTATCTTGTGCTGTGCAACTTAATATTGTTCCCTCACAGATCACTGGCAAGGCAGTCATGCTTGATGAGATAATCAATTATGTACAGTCACTACAACGACAAGTCGAG TTCTTGTCGATGAAACTTGCAACTGTCAACCCTGAGCTTAGCTTTGATATCGAGCAGATTCTGTCGAAACAA ATGATGCTTTCACAAGATAGACATCTTGCTTTCTATGGAGTCGACCCAGGATCAAGCGCCCTAGTTGCTCATTTTAACCAAGGAATCATGCAGCCAGAAATGATGTGCAATATTTCCGATCCTGTAGATGTTTTGCAGGGAACAACAATTCATGACATTTCCACAGTTAATCAG ATACCTGCTATGTGGGAAGGCCTTCAGAACATTCCTCATATGAACTTCAACCCTGGTGCAGCAGCAGATAGCAGCACCAACAATGCTG GTTCCATGAAGATTGAAAAGTGA
- the LOC102702830 gene encoding probable zinc metalloprotease EGY3, chloroplastic has product MASSSSPAASLFCSSSAATSRSTRSFRLFSKNQCRPPLRPPLGRGSGLLLVRCSLQQQEEKADEASSTPVAPGKQKAAPTELHLAGREDEGDGGGEKSKEEQQEVDWKTDEEFKRFMGNPSIEAAIKLEKKRADRKLRELDREPDANPLAGLLRGLARDQLAREKERLELAEKTFRALDLNKLKSCFGYDTFFAVDVRRFGDGGIFIGNLRKPVEEVRPKLEKKIAEAAGTDVTLWFMEEKSDDITKQVCMVQPKAEIDLQLEITKLSTPWGYLSAVALAVTTFGTIAIVSGFFLKPGATLDDYVSDVLPLFGGFISILGVSEIATRLTAARHGVKLSPSFLVPSNWTGCLGVMNNYESLLPNRKALFDIPVARTASAYLTSLALAVSAFISDGSFNGGENALFIRPEFFYNNPLLSFVQLVIGPYADELGNVLPNAVEGVGVPVDPLAFAGLLGIVVTSLNLLPCGRLEGGRIAQALFGRGTAAVLSFATSVLLGVGAISGSVLCLAWGLFATFVRGGEEIPAQDEITPLGDDRYAWGFVLAVVCLLTLFPNGGGTYSSDFLGTPFFRGGI; this is encoded by the exons ATGGCGTCGTCCTCTTCTCCTGCCGCCTCTCTCTTCTGCAGCAGCAGTGCTGCAACTAGCAGGAGCACGAGAAGCTTCCGTCTCTTCTCCAAGAACCAGTGCAGGCCTCCTCTTAGGCCGCCTCTCGGGAGAGGAAGTGGTCTCCTCCTGGTCAGGTGCTCGTTGCAACAGCAGGAGGAGAAGGCCGACGAGGCCTCCTCCACACCCGTCGCTCCGGGCAAGCAgaaggcggcgccgacggagttgcacctcgccggccgggaagacgaaggcgacggcggcggggagaagagcaaggaggagcagcaggaggTGGACTGGAAGACGGACGAGGAGTTCAAGAGGTTCATGGGCAACCCGTCCATCGAGGCCGCCATCAAGCTGGAGAAGAAGCGCGCCGACCGGAAGCTCCGCGAGCTCGACCGCGAGCCCGACGCCAACCCGCTCGCCGGCCTGCTCCGCGGCCTCGCCAGGGACCAGCTCGCCCGCGAGAAGGAGAGGCTCGAGCTCGCCGAGAAGACCTTCAGGGCGCTTGACCTCAACAAG CTCAAGAGCTGCTTCGGGTACGACACGTTCTTCGCCGTGGATGTTCGGCGATTCGGCGATGGCGGCATCTTCATCGGGAACCTGAGGAAGCCCGTGGAGGAGGTGAGGCCGAAGCTGGAGAAGAAGATCGCCGAGGCGGCCGGCACAGACGTCACCCTCTGGTTCATGGAGGAGAAGAGCGACGACATCACAAAGCAG GTCTGCATGGTGCAGCCAAAAGCAGAGATCGACCTGCAGCTGGAGATCACTAAGCTGAGCACACCATGGGGATATCTGAGCGCCGTCGCGCTGGCCGTGACGACGTTTGGGACGATCGCCATCGTGAGCGGCTTCTTCCTCAAGCCCGGCGCGACGCTCGACGACTACGTCTCCGACGTGCTCCCTCTGTTCGGCGGCTTCATCTCCATCCTCGGCGTATCCGAG ATCGCGACGAGgttgacggcggcgaggcacggCGTGAAGCTGAGCCCGTCGTTCCTGGTGCCGTCCAACTGGACTGGGTGCCTCGGCGTGATGAACAACTACGAGTCGCTGCTGCCGAACAGGAAGGCCCTGTTCGACATCCCGGTGGCACGCACGGCCAGCGCGTACCTCACGTCGCTGGctctcgccgtctccgcgTTCATCTCCGACGGCAGCTTCAACGGCGGCGAGAACGCCCT GTTCATCCGGCCGGAGTTCTTCTACAACAACCCTCTGCTGTCGTTCGTGCAGCTGGTGATCGGGCCGTACGCCGACGAGCTCGGGAACGTGCTGCCGAACGCGGTGGAAGGTGTCGGCGTGCCGGTGGACCCGCTGGCGTTCGCTGGGCTGCTCGGCATCGTGGTGACGTCGCTGAACCTTCTGCCGTGCGGGAGGCTGGAGGGCGGCCGGATCGCGCAGGCGCTGTTCGggcggggcacggcggcggtgctgtCGTTCGCGACGTCGGTGctgctcggcgtcggcgccatCAGCGGCAGCGTGCTGTGCCTGGCGTGGGGGCTCTTCGCGACGTTCGtccgcggcggggaggagatCCCGGCGCAGGACGAGATCACGCCGCTGGGCGACGACCGCTACGCGTGGGGGTTcgtgctcgccgtcgtctGCCTGCTCACGCTCTTCcccaacggcggcggcacctACTCCAGCGACTTCCTCGGCACGCCCTTCTTCCGCGGCGGCATCTAG
- the LOC102699675 gene encoding uncharacterized protein LOC102699675 has product MLLVSQAANGSVSARRLPSKPPGSHGGCPNPYPLFAAPRLLPHCRRRRRLALSGADARRGPLAAAGEGPSGSPAAAEDPVLVGVTDEGVPLEGVIQFDKPGDAAGESKLVSYAKLGLLAGGDVLCLLVFSAIGRFSHGLPALDAETFKTADPFIAGWLLSAYLLGGFGDDAKGRNGVGKAVIVAAKSWAVGIPLGLAIRALSSGHIPPTPFILVAMGSTGVLLTGWRALVSLLFSTGQSQQDDVYRRGSPFELFELLTSLVRRW; this is encoded by the exons atgctgCTGGTGAGCCAGGCCGCCAACGGCTCCGTCTCCGCGCGGCGGCTGCCCTCCAAGCCGCCGGGCAGCCACGGCGGCTGCCCCAACCCGTACCCGCTCTTCGCCGCccctcgcctcctcccgcactgccgccgccgccgccgcctcgcgctctccggcgccgacgcgcggcggggccccctcgccgccgccggggagggcCCCTCcggctcccccgccgccgccgaggaccCCGTCCTCGTCGGCGTGACCGACGAGGGCGTGCCCCTCGAGGGCGTCATCCAGTTTGACAAGCCCGGGGACGCCGCCGGTGAATCCAAGCTCGTTTCCTACGC GAAGTTGGGGCTTCTTGCCGGCGGCGATGTGCTCTGCCTCCTCGTCTTCTCTGCGATAGGAAGGTTCAGCCATGGGCTGCCTGCTCTTGACGCAGAAACGTTCAAGACGGCCGATCCCTTCATTGCTG GGTGGTTGCTTAGTGCCTACCTCCTTGGTGGATTTGGGGACGATGCGAAAGGTCGCAATGGTGTGGGCAAAGCTGTTATTGTTGCGGCCAAATCCTGGGCTGTTGGGATACCG tTGGGACTTGCCATTCGAGCACTGTCATCTGGTCATATTCCACCAACTCCTTTTATCCTGGTAGCCATGGGAAGTACTGGGGTCTTGTTGACTGGATGGCGAGCTCTGGTTTCTCTACTGTTTTCCACTGGACAGAGCCAGCAGGATGATGTCTATAGGCGGGGAAGCCCTTTTGAGCTTTTTGAG TTGCTCACATCACTTGTGCGGAGGTGGTGA
- the LOC102703106 gene encoding thioredoxin-like protein AAED1, chloroplastic — MATSTSLPRVSLPPVARPAAAPRRGAPLPGRRQGYLRLRGSPAVVVPAAAAGSPSVPSPYPEAGSGVGDALGGVAIYSAATGEPVLFSDLWDQNEGMAVVALLRHFGCPCCWELASVLRDTKERFDSAGVKLIAVGVGTPDKARILAERLPFPLEYLYADPERKAYDLLGLYFGIGRTFFNPASAKVFSRFDSLKEAVKNYTVEATPDDRASVLQQGGMFVFKGKELIYARKDEGTGDHAPLDDVLNICCKVPVA; from the exons ATGGCCACGTCCACCTCGCTCCCGCGCGTCTCCCTCCCGCCGGTCgctcgcccggccgccgctccccgTCGCGGTGCCCCCctccccggtcgccgccagGGGTACCTCCGTCTCCGCGGCTCACCAGCAGTAGTAGTACctgccgcggccgcgggcTCCCCTTCCGTGCCCTCCCCGTATCCGGAGGCTGGGTCGGGCGTCGGCGATGCCCTCGGTGGCGTCGCCATCTACTCCGCGGCCACCGGCGAGCCCGTCCTCTTCAGCGACCTGTGGGACCAGAACGAG GGAATGGCCGTCGTTGCGCTGCTAAGGCATTTTGGGTGCCCTTGCTG TTGGGAGTTGGCCTCTGTGTTGAGGGATACAAAAGAGAGATTTGATTCAGCTGGCGTCAAACTAATTGCTGTTGGTGTTGGCACTCCAGATAAAGCCCGTATTCTTGCTGAGCGT TTGCCATTTCCTTTGGAATACCTCTACGCAGATCCTGAGCGCAAG GCCTATGATCTCTTGGGTTTGTATTTCGGTATCGGTCGCACTTTCTTCAACCCAGCCAGT GCAAAAGTGTTTTCACGGTTTGACTCCCTCAAGGAGGCGGTGAAAAACTATACAGTTGAAGCCACCCCAGATGACAGGGCAAGTGTTCTACAACAG GGTGGAATGTTTGTGTTCAAAGGGAAAGAATTAATATATGCAAGGAAAGATGAGGGCACTGGTGATCACGCACCTCTGGATGATGTCCTCAACATCTGTTGTAAAGTTCCTGTGGCATGA